The following are encoded together in the Pygocentrus nattereri isolate fPygNat1 chromosome 3, fPygNat1.pri, whole genome shotgun sequence genome:
- the lratd2b gene encoding protein LRATD2 — MGNQVEKLTHLTYSEVPTADPNGYEPEDDCPRIGVSYIFSNDDEQEDHDVEKDDEGSQYDGRNELECAVFYRDECVYERNPRSIEMATQPCEHLLNECKAGDLLEFVAAGQYPHWAVYVGDFQVVHLHRSEIKVDFLVDASQGKPGRVVNELYKFRPLRPDAVVQAAMDQVGAKDGDLCWRNSECFAAWCRFGRREFKTGGEIRIGKQPYRMKLQLSEKKSHVLEFQSLEDLIMEKRRNDQIGREAVVQELANHLNCSEEIDGHYGCN, encoded by the coding sequence ATGGGAAACCAAGTGGAAAAACTGACCCATTTGACTTACAGCGAAGTTCCCACGGCGGACCCGAACGGATACGAGCCGGAGGACGACTGTCCGCGGATCGGCGTGTCGTACATCTTTTCCAATGACGACGAGCAGGAGGACCACGACGTGGAGAAGGACGACGAGGGGAGCCAGTACGACGGCAGGAACGAGCTGGAGTGCGCCGTGTTTTACCGCGACGAGTGCGTGTACGAGAGGAACCCCAGGTCCATCGAGATGGCCACGCAGCCCTGCGAGCACCTGCTGAACGAGTGCAAAGCCGGTGACCTGCTGGAGTTCGTGGCGGCCGGCCAGTATCCACACTGGGCCGTGTACGTGGGGGACTTCCAGGTGGTCCACCTGCACCGGAGCGAGATTAAGGTGGACTTTCTCGTGGACGCCAGCCAGGGCAAACCAGGCCGAGTCGTGAACGAGCTGTACAAGTTCCGGCCCCTGCGCCCGGACGCTGTGGTCCAGGCGGCGATGGATCAAGTCGGAGCCAAGGACGGTGATCTGTGCTGGAGGAACTCCGAGTGTTTCGCCGCCTGGTGTCGCTTTGGCAGGCGGGAGTTCAAGACCGGCGGCGAGATCCGCATCGGCAAGCAGCCGTACAGGATGAAGCTGCAGCTGAGCGAGAAGAAGAGCCACGTGTTGGAGTTCCAGAGCCTGGAGGACTTGATCATGGAGAAGAGGAGGAACGACCAGATAGGGCGGGAGGCGGTGGTGCAGGAGCTGGCCAACCATTTGAACTGCAGCGAGGAGATCGATGGCCATTATGGTTGTAACTGA